One segment of Nocardia farcinica DNA contains the following:
- a CDS encoding cold-shock protein has product MAQGTVKWFNAEKGFGFIAPEDGSADVFVHYSEIQGSGFRTLEENQKVEFEVGQGTKGPQATGVRALS; this is encoded by the coding sequence ATGGCACAGGGAACTGTGAAGTGGTTCAACGCGGAGAAGGGGTTCGGCTTCATCGCGCCCGAGGACGGCTCGGCTGACGTCTTCGTCCACTACTCCGAGATCCAGGGGTCGGGCTTCCGCACCCTCGAGGAGAACCAGAAGGTCGAGTTCGAGGTCGGCCAGGGCACCAAGGGCCCGCAGGCCACCGGAGTGCGCGCGCTCAGCTGA
- a CDS encoding pentapeptide repeat-containing protein, protein MAVTRLQVTPARPKLGGALRDAGPGEAFGDELTVAGVRYTGGAAGAEGGDVIAVSASEFSGARLVGSLTRTTFDNCVFDSSDLAGLRADETSFLESAIAQSRLTGLSLTDGVLRDVTVEDTRADLASFRGSKFQKVVFTGCNLAGADFQRVRFRSVRFEGCDLTGAQFSQASIEHNTTFADCRMVDVRGVRGLKGAHVRGDDLLGLAESLAREVGIEVDW, encoded by the coding sequence ATGGCAGTCACACGCTTGCAGGTCACGCCGGCGCGACCAAAGCTCGGAGGTGCGTTACGCGATGCCGGGCCAGGGGAGGCGTTCGGCGACGAACTGACGGTGGCCGGCGTGAGATACACCGGCGGTGCGGCCGGAGCCGAGGGTGGTGACGTCATCGCGGTCAGTGCCTCGGAGTTCTCCGGCGCCCGGCTTGTCGGGTCGCTGACCCGTACGACTTTCGACAATTGCGTGTTCGACTCATCGGATCTCGCGGGGCTGCGTGCCGACGAGACATCGTTTCTGGAATCGGCCATCGCGCAGTCGCGTCTGACCGGACTGTCGTTGACTGACGGGGTGCTGCGTGATGTGACGGTGGAGGACACCCGTGCGGATCTGGCGTCGTTCCGTGGCAGCAAGTTTCAGAAAGTGGTGTTCACCGGCTGCAACCTTGCGGGAGCCGATTTCCAGCGGGTGCGGTTCCGTAGTGTCCGGTTCGAGGGGTGCGACCTGACCGGTGCCCAGTTCTCGCAGGCGAGTATCGAGCACAACACCACGTTCGCCGATTGCCGGATGGTCGATGTGCGCGGGGTGCGCGGGTTGAAGGGTGCGCATGTGCGCGGTGACGACCTGCTCGGGCTGGCGGAGAGCCTGGCCCGAGAGGTCGGCATCGAGGTGGACTGGTGA
- a CDS encoding dihydrofolate reductase family protein, which produces MRKLVYGFSVSLDGYINDRAGAIDWTEPDDELHQFHNDRFREIEISLHGRRLYELMAEYWPHVPADAPPIEREFGRLWTEKPKVVFSRTVPEVHWNSTLISANSAEEVGRLKAAGDGVIEVGGATLAASLIPHGLVDEYQMFVSPVVLGGGTPYFPALDTRLRLRLAETRHFKTAVLLRYVTE; this is translated from the coding sequence ATGAGGAAACTGGTCTACGGGTTCAGCGTGTCCTTGGACGGCTACATCAACGACCGCGCCGGCGCCATCGATTGGACCGAGCCGGACGACGAACTGCACCAATTCCACAACGACCGCTTCCGCGAGATCGAGATCTCGCTGCACGGCCGCCGCCTGTACGAGCTGATGGCCGAGTACTGGCCGCACGTCCCCGCGGACGCACCGCCCATCGAGCGCGAGTTCGGCAGGCTCTGGACCGAGAAGCCGAAGGTCGTCTTCTCCCGGACAGTGCCCGAAGTGCACTGGAACAGCACGCTGATCAGCGCGAACTCCGCCGAGGAGGTCGGCAGACTCAAGGCCGCGGGCGACGGCGTCATCGAGGTCGGCGGCGCGACACTGGCCGCCTCGCTGATACCGCACGGACTCGTCGACGAGTACCAGATGTTCGTCTCCCCCGTGGTTCTCGGCGGCGGCACCCCGTACTTCCCCGCCCTCGACACCCGCCTCCGCCTGCGCCTGGCCGAAACACGGCACTTCAAGACCGCGGTCCTGCTGCGCTACGTCACCGAGTGA
- a CDS encoding MmcQ/YjbR family DNA-binding protein, whose product MSTTGDDVRAYALSLPETTEEFAWQMPIFRVARSLFLTLPDDETSMAVRCPVIDRDELVAAEPAKFWIAPHEANNAWVRVRLAALDDHDELRAIVLDSWKLAAPKRLLDGA is encoded by the coding sequence ATGAGCACCACCGGCGACGACGTACGCGCCTACGCCCTCTCCCTCCCGGAAACCACCGAGGAATTCGCCTGGCAGATGCCCATCTTCCGGGTCGCGCGCTCGCTGTTCCTCACCCTGCCCGACGACGAGACCTCCATGGCCGTCCGCTGCCCCGTCATCGACCGCGACGAACTCGTCGCCGCCGAGCCGGCCAAGTTCTGGATCGCACCCCACGAGGCCAACAACGCCTGGGTCCGGGTCCGCCTCGCCGCCCTCGACGACCATGACGAACTGCGCGCCATCGTGCTCGACTCCTGGAAACTGGCGGCCCCCAAACGGTTACTCGACGGCGCCTGA
- a CDS encoding DEAD/DEAH box helicase — MGDAAGADPALGYGRSLLNRVQRGGPDRRLTHAVDLPARPAETTEWPAWVHPDVIAALDTYGIGAPWTHQTRTAELAAGGQHVVVSTGTASGKSLGYQLPVLTALREDPRATALYLAPTKALGADQLRALGELTHEGPLREVHPATYDGDTPAEIRQWVRDNARWIFTNPDMLHVGMLRSHQRWARVFRRLRYVVVDECHAYRGVFGSHVALVLRRLRRVAAHYGADPVFVLCSATTADPAAAASRLIGAPCVAVTEDGSPRGARTVALWEPPLTAATGENGAPVRRSATIEAARIMADLVVEGARTLTFVRSRRGAELAAREARGLLGEVDPRLTERVAAYRAGYLAEDRRELEAALSDGRLLGAATTNALELGVDIAGLDAVVISGFPGTVASFWQQAGRAGRRSQGSLVLLVATDDPLDTYLVHHPDALLDKPVEATITDPTNPYVLGPQLLCAAAELPLTDAEAEELGATRVLADLAAQGRIRRRVAPRTGAGRWHITAHTHPHDDVDVRGGIGAPVAIVDGETGRLLGTADAGRAPATLHPGAVHLHQGETFVVDELDLTDGVAFVHAADPGWTTSARKLTSLTVESVLAERHHGGVTSAFAQVCVTSQVIGYLRTLPTGEVMDMVELDLPAQTLPTKAVFYTVTPDLLAEAGIDARRVPGALHAAEHAAIGLLPLVATCDRWDIGGVSTAEHPDTGLPTVFVYDGQPGGAGFAERGFAQLRRWLAATLAAIESCRCATGCPSCVQSPKCGNGNNPLDKDGAARLLRAVLGALDRTSAAVGAGQGADLTP; from the coding sequence ATGGGGGACGCCGCAGGCGCCGATCCGGCCCTCGGCTACGGGCGATCGTTGCTGAATCGTGTCCAACGGGGCGGTCCTGATCGCAGGCTCACCCACGCCGTCGACCTGCCCGCGCGGCCTGCCGAGACCACCGAGTGGCCCGCGTGGGTCCACCCCGACGTCATCGCGGCCCTGGACACGTACGGCATCGGCGCACCGTGGACACACCAGACCCGCACCGCGGAGCTGGCCGCGGGCGGGCAGCACGTCGTGGTCAGTACCGGCACCGCGTCCGGGAAATCGCTGGGATACCAGCTACCGGTGCTCACGGCGCTGCGGGAGGACCCGCGGGCGACCGCCCTGTACCTCGCGCCGACCAAGGCGCTGGGTGCCGACCAGCTGCGCGCCCTCGGCGAACTCACCCACGAGGGCCCGTTGCGCGAGGTCCACCCGGCCACCTACGACGGCGACACCCCGGCCGAGATCCGGCAATGGGTGCGCGACAACGCTCGCTGGATATTCACCAACCCGGACATGCTGCACGTCGGCATGCTGCGGTCGCATCAGCGGTGGGCGCGGGTGTTTCGCAGACTCCGCTACGTCGTGGTCGACGAATGCCATGCCTACCGGGGCGTCTTCGGTTCACACGTGGCACTGGTGCTGCGCAGGCTGCGCCGCGTCGCCGCGCACTACGGCGCCGATCCGGTGTTCGTGCTCTGCTCGGCCACCACGGCCGATCCGGCGGCGGCCGCGTCGCGGCTGATCGGCGCGCCGTGCGTGGCGGTGACCGAGGACGGATCGCCGCGCGGCGCGCGCACCGTAGCGCTCTGGGAACCGCCGCTCACCGCCGCGACCGGCGAAAACGGTGCACCCGTTCGGCGCTCGGCGACGATCGAGGCGGCGCGCATCATGGCCGACCTGGTGGTCGAGGGCGCGCGGACGCTGACGTTCGTGCGGTCGCGCCGCGGCGCCGAACTGGCCGCGCGGGAGGCCCGCGGACTACTGGGCGAGGTCGATCCACGGCTGACCGAGCGCGTGGCCGCCTACCGAGCCGGCTACCTGGCCGAGGACCGGCGCGAACTCGAGGCGGCGTTGTCCGACGGCAGGCTGCTCGGCGCGGCGACGACCAACGCGCTGGAACTGGGCGTCGACATCGCGGGCCTGGACGCCGTTGTCATCTCGGGTTTCCCCGGCACCGTGGCCTCGTTCTGGCAGCAGGCGGGCCGCGCGGGCCGGCGTAGCCAAGGGTCGTTGGTGCTGCTCGTGGCCACCGACGACCCCCTCGACACGTACCTCGTCCATCACCCCGACGCGCTGCTGGACAAGCCCGTCGAGGCCACCATCACCGACCCCACCAACCCCTACGTGCTGGGCCCCCAGCTGCTGTGCGCGGCCGCCGAACTCCCGCTGACCGATGCCGAAGCCGAGGAGCTCGGCGCCACCCGAGTCCTCGCCGACCTGGCCGCGCAGGGCCGGATCAGGCGCCGGGTCGCGCCGCGGACCGGCGCAGGCCGCTGGCACATCACCGCGCACACCCATCCACACGACGACGTGGACGTGCGCGGCGGCATCGGCGCCCCCGTGGCCATCGTGGACGGCGAGACCGGCCGTCTGCTCGGCACCGCGGATGCCGGTCGGGCCCCGGCCACCCTGCACCCCGGCGCCGTCCACCTGCACCAGGGTGAGACCTTCGTGGTGGACGAACTCGACCTCACCGACGGCGTCGCCTTCGTCCACGCAGCCGACCCCGGCTGGACCACCAGCGCACGCAAGCTCACCTCACTCACCGTCGAATCGGTACTGGCCGAGCGCCACCACGGCGGCGTGACCAGCGCCTTCGCTCAGGTGTGCGTCACCAGCCAGGTGATCGGCTATCTACGGACGCTGCCCACCGGCGAGGTCATGGACATGGTCGAACTCGATCTACCCGCCCAGACCCTGCCCACCAAAGCCGTCTTCTACACCGTCACCCCCGATCTGCTGGCCGAAGCGGGCATCGACGCCCGCCGCGTCCCGGGGGCGCTGCACGCCGCCGAGCACGCCGCGATCGGCCTGTTGCCGCTGGTCGCCACCTGCGACCGCTGGGACATCGGTGGCGTCTCCACGGCCGAACACCCCGACACCGGCCTGCCCACCGTCTTCGTCTACGACGGCCAGCCCGGCGGCGCCGGATTCGCCGAGCGCGGCTTCGCCCAGCTGCGCCGCTGGCTGGCGGCGACCC
- a CDS encoding aKG-HExxH-type peptide beta-hydroxylase, protein MHFLNIGHAYENTARYTRAVLGEIPDPARLPVSYREAVSRHRPIDAPPEGSAIHYEDSQWGKYLRESDVFDGIFNGLRPSTPEERDIWPGCVAEAGEYVRDLNADLGRLVDLLVTDVILLPSDSTGGGSAAHLPGLVALSPGPHWTVYDFAESLVHEATHLNLFVGEMVHGLYTKPVKHLDAQEFRVLSAVKFGQLRPLDRAFHSAVVAVPLMWMQHQRGETELVDMFTGSLRECCQGLNAKRDLFTSYGQMLVHQLAEFAFSLDWDYVAESISDERFSRYAVAS, encoded by the coding sequence ATGCATTTCCTCAACATCGGCCACGCCTACGAGAACACCGCCCGGTACACACGCGCGGTCCTCGGCGAAATCCCCGATCCCGCAAGGCTGCCCGTCTCCTACCGGGAAGCAGTCAGCCGACATCGGCCGATCGACGCGCCGCCGGAAGGTTCGGCAATCCACTACGAGGACAGCCAGTGGGGCAAGTACCTGCGCGAATCCGATGTCTTCGACGGAATCTTCAATGGTCTGCGCCCCTCGACTCCCGAAGAGCGTGACATATGGCCCGGCTGCGTCGCTGAGGCCGGCGAGTACGTCCGCGACCTCAATGCCGACCTCGGGCGCCTGGTCGATTTGCTGGTCACCGATGTCATCTTGCTGCCGTCCGACAGCACCGGCGGCGGATCTGCGGCGCACCTGCCCGGCTTGGTCGCATTGAGTCCCGGACCACACTGGACCGTGTACGACTTCGCCGAATCGCTCGTGCACGAGGCCACACACCTGAACCTGTTCGTCGGCGAAATGGTCCACGGCCTCTACACCAAGCCCGTGAAACACCTCGACGCCCAGGAGTTCCGTGTGCTGTCCGCGGTGAAATTCGGGCAACTCCGCCCACTCGATCGCGCATTTCATTCCGCAGTGGTCGCGGTGCCGCTGATGTGGATGCAGCACCAGCGCGGGGAAACCGAACTCGTCGACATGTTCACCGGCTCACTGCGCGAATGCTGCCAGGGCCTCAACGCCAAGCGAGATCTGTTCACCTCCTACGGGCAGATGCTCGTGCACCAGCTCGCGGAGTTCGCGTTCTCTCTCGACTGGGATTACGTCGCCGAATCGATCTCCGACGAACGGTTCTCCCGGTACGCTGTCGCGTCCTGA
- the topA gene encoding type I DNA topoisomerase encodes MATRDRGAADQGRPLRRLVIVESPTKARKIAPYLGRNYTVEASVGHIRDLPRGAADVPAKYKGQPWARLGVDVDNDFEPIYVVSPDKKAKVTELKSLLADADELYLATDPDREGEAIAWHLLETLKPKVPVRRMVFHEITEPAIRAAAADTRELDPDLVDAQETRRILDRLYGYEVSPVLWKKVMPKLSAGRVQSVATRVIVQRERERMAFRSAEYWDIAAKLDAGTDEQSDAANPRTFGARLVNVDGARVASGRDFGPDGQLKSASGVVVLDEARARRLAEALDGVDLAVTSAESKPYSRKPYPPFMTSTLQQEAGRKLRFTSERTMRVAQRLYENGYITYMRTDSTTLSESAIAAARSQATQLYGAEYVHPSPRQYNRKVKNAQEAHEAIRPAGDTFATPGQLHSRLDNDEFRLYELIWQRTVASQMADARGTTLTLRITGVAGTGEECVFSASGRTITFPGFLKAYVESVDEEAGGQSDDAESRLPALEEGQNVTAIELNPDGHSTNPPARYTEASLIKALEELGIGRPSTYSSIIKTILDRGYVYKRGSALVPSWVAFAVVGLLEAYFGRLVDFDFTAAMEDDLDAIASGRERRGNWLSSFYFGGDSGVEGSVARSGGLKKMVGEQLDDIDAREVNSIKLFTDGEGRDVVVRVGRYGPYLERLVTDPDDPDGDPISQRANLPDDLPPDELTPEVAEKLFATPQEGRSLGVDPATGHEIVAKEGRFGPYVTEILPEPATEEGAKKTAAKKTAPKPRTGSLFKSMDLASITLDDALKLLSLPRVVGTDPATGEEITAQNGRYGPYLKKGTDSRSLASEDQIFTITLDEALKIYAEPKRRGGQSASAAPLRELGTDPVSGKPMVIKDGRFGPYVTDGETNASLRKGDEVESITDERAAELLADRRARGPVKKTAKKAAKKTAAKKTTATKAAATKTAATKTTATKTTAKKTTAKKTTAAKKTAAKKAPAKSTAENS; translated from the coding sequence GTGGCAACACGAGACCGCGGTGCAGCCGACCAGGGCCGTCCCCTGCGTCGTCTCGTGATCGTCGAGTCCCCGACCAAGGCCCGCAAGATTGCGCCCTACCTGGGCCGCAACTACACGGTGGAGGCCTCGGTCGGTCATATCCGCGACCTGCCGCGCGGCGCCGCCGATGTGCCGGCCAAATACAAAGGACAGCCCTGGGCTCGCCTCGGCGTCGACGTCGACAACGACTTCGAGCCCATCTACGTGGTGAGCCCGGACAAGAAGGCCAAGGTCACCGAGCTCAAGAGCCTGCTTGCCGACGCCGACGAGCTCTACCTCGCCACCGACCCCGACCGCGAGGGCGAGGCCATCGCCTGGCACCTGCTCGAGACCCTCAAGCCCAAGGTGCCGGTGCGCCGGATGGTCTTCCACGAGATCACCGAGCCCGCCATCCGCGCGGCCGCGGCCGACACCAGGGAACTCGACCCGGACCTGGTCGACGCGCAGGAGACCCGCCGCATCCTCGACCGCCTCTACGGCTACGAGGTCAGCCCGGTGCTGTGGAAGAAGGTCATGCCGAAGCTCTCGGCGGGCCGGGTGCAGTCGGTGGCGACCCGGGTGATCGTGCAGCGCGAGCGCGAGCGCATGGCGTTCCGCTCCGCGGAGTACTGGGACATCGCCGCCAAGCTGGACGCGGGAACCGACGAGCAGAGCGATGCGGCGAACCCGCGCACGTTCGGCGCGCGGCTGGTGAACGTCGACGGCGCCCGGGTGGCCAGCGGTCGCGATTTCGGTCCCGACGGACAACTGAAGTCGGCCTCCGGTGTGGTGGTGCTGGACGAGGCCCGCGCCCGCCGGCTCGCCGAGGCGCTCGACGGCGTCGACCTCGCGGTCACCTCGGCCGAGTCCAAGCCGTACTCGCGCAAGCCGTACCCGCCGTTCATGACCTCGACCCTGCAGCAGGAGGCGGGCCGCAAGCTGCGCTTCACCTCCGAACGCACCATGCGCGTCGCGCAGCGGTTGTACGAGAACGGCTACATCACCTATATGCGCACCGACTCCACCACGCTGTCGGAGTCGGCGATCGCGGCGGCCCGCTCGCAGGCCACCCAGCTCTACGGCGCCGAGTACGTGCATCCGTCGCCGCGCCAGTACAACCGCAAGGTCAAGAACGCGCAGGAGGCCCACGAGGCGATCCGTCCGGCGGGCGACACCTTCGCCACCCCGGGCCAGCTGCACTCGCGCCTGGACAACGACGAATTCCGGCTCTACGAACTGATCTGGCAGCGCACCGTCGCCTCCCAGATGGCCGACGCGCGCGGCACCACGCTGACCCTGCGCATCACCGGTGTCGCGGGTACCGGTGAGGAGTGCGTGTTCTCCGCGTCCGGTCGCACCATCACCTTCCCCGGCTTCCTCAAGGCCTACGTCGAGAGCGTGGACGAGGAGGCGGGCGGGCAGTCCGACGACGCCGAATCCCGGCTGCCCGCGCTGGAAGAGGGCCAGAACGTCACCGCGATCGAGCTGAACCCCGACGGGCACAGCACGAATCCGCCCGCCCGCTACACCGAGGCCTCGCTCATCAAGGCGCTCGAGGAACTGGGCATCGGCCGCCCCTCGACGTATTCGTCCATCATCAAGACCATCCTGGACCGCGGCTACGTCTACAAGCGCGGCAGCGCGCTGGTGCCCTCGTGGGTGGCGTTCGCGGTCGTCGGGCTGCTCGAGGCGTACTTCGGCAGGCTCGTCGACTTCGACTTCACCGCCGCGATGGAAGACGATCTCGATGCCATCGCCTCCGGCCGGGAACGGCGCGGAAACTGGTTGTCCAGCTTCTACTTCGGTGGCGACAGCGGTGTGGAGGGGTCGGTCGCGCGCTCGGGCGGGCTGAAGAAGATGGTCGGCGAACAGCTCGACGACATCGACGCCCGCGAGGTGAACTCGATCAAGCTGTTCACCGACGGCGAGGGTCGCGACGTGGTGGTCCGGGTCGGCCGCTACGGCCCGTATCTGGAGCGCCTGGTCACCGATCCCGATGACCCGGACGGTGATCCGATCTCGCAGCGGGCGAACCTGCCCGATGATCTGCCGCCGGACGAGCTGACCCCGGAGGTCGCCGAGAAGCTGTTCGCCACCCCGCAGGAGGGGCGCAGCCTCGGCGTAGATCCGGCCACCGGGCACGAAATCGTCGCCAAGGAAGGGCGTTTCGGCCCGTACGTCACCGAGATCCTGCCGGAGCCCGCCACCGAGGAGGGTGCCAAGAAGACGGCGGCGAAGAAGACCGCGCCGAAACCGCGCACGGGCTCGCTGTTCAAGTCGATGGATCTCGCCTCGATCACCCTCGACGACGCGCTGAAGCTGCTGTCGTTGCCCCGGGTGGTCGGCACCGATCCGGCCACCGGCGAGGAGATCACCGCGCAGAACGGCCGGTACGGGCCGTACCTGAAGAAGGGCACCGATTCCCGTTCGCTGGCGTCGGAGGACCAGATCTTCACCATCACCCTCGACGAGGCGCTCAAGATCTATGCCGAGCCCAAGCGCCGTGGCGGCCAATCGGCCAGCGCCGCGCCGCTGCGGGAACTCGGCACCGATCCGGTGTCCGGCAAGCCGATGGTGATCAAGGACGGCCGCTTCGGCCCGTACGTCACCGACGGCGAGACCAACGCCAGCCTGCGTAAGGGCGACGAGGTCGAGTCGATCACCGACGAGCGGGCGGCCGAACTGCTCGCCGACCGCCGCGCGCGGGGACCGGTCAAGAAGACGGCCAAGAAGGCAGCGAAGAAGACCGCCGCCAAGAAGACCACCGCGACCAAGGCGGCCGCGACCAAGACGGCGGCGACCAAGACCACGGCGACCAAGACCACGGCGAAGAAGACCACCGCGAAGAAGACGACGGCCGCGAAGAAGACCGCGGCCAAGAAGGCGCCGGCCAAGTCGACGGCCGAGAACTCCTGA
- a CDS encoding GNAT family N-acetyltransferase, which yields MNTPEFRRYNATQARELRAVVEAIFRRSYTDAIESGDPFDTPEEFMRRFDSYTGGSGFDLVIAYIDGEPVGQTWGWPLGPHNAWWGGLTLDDDDPAEFTAEDGTRTFALSEIMVCQEWTGRGLARALHDELLSGRREQRATLLVEPENERAYARYRKWGWSRVGTLTPGWPDAPTFDVLIRSLPV from the coding sequence ATGAACACACCGGAGTTCCGGCGGTACAACGCGACCCAGGCCCGCGAGCTGCGGGCCGTTGTCGAGGCCATCTTCCGGCGCTCGTATACCGATGCGATCGAGTCGGGAGACCCGTTCGACACGCCTGAGGAGTTCATGCGCCGCTTCGACTCCTACACCGGCGGAAGCGGATTCGACCTCGTAATCGCCTACATCGATGGGGAGCCTGTCGGCCAGACTTGGGGTTGGCCGCTGGGTCCGCACAACGCCTGGTGGGGTGGGCTGACGCTGGATGACGATGATCCGGCCGAGTTTACCGCCGAGGACGGCACGCGGACTTTCGCGCTGTCGGAGATCATGGTGTGCCAGGAGTGGACGGGTCGAGGTCTCGCCCGTGCCCTGCATGATGAACTGCTGTCCGGCCGGCGTGAGCAGAGGGCAACGCTGCTCGTGGAGCCGGAGAACGAGCGAGCGTATGCGCGCTATCGGAAGTGGGGATGGTCGCGGGTGGGGACGTTGACGCCGGGGTGGCCGGATGCTCCGACCTTCGATGTGCTGATTCGCTCGCTGCCGGTGTGA